The DNA region TCCTGGGAGTAATAGGAACTGCTGTTGGTATTTTTTTCACGCTGCTGTATATAAAAGGATTTAATAAGTACATAATTACTTCTGATGGAAAGCCTATTGTAGATATAATTATAAGTATTAGATTTATTGGTGTCTCTTCTTTAATTGCCGTGGCGTCATCTACTTTAGCGGCAATCCTCCCAGCTTTAAAGTCCTTTAAATTAAATCCAGTGGAGGTAATAAAGAATGGGTAATATTATAGAACTTAAAGATATAAATAAAGTACAGGGCAAAAGGATTAAAACTAAGATTCTGCATAATGTTAATTTATCTATTGAGGAAGGATCCTTTAATTCAATTGTAGGGGCTTCAGGCAGTGGTAAAAGTACTCTCTTAAATATAATGGGAACATTAGACAAACCTACTACTGGACAAGTTTATATTGAGAATAAAAGAATTGATAAAATGAGTAGAAGGGCTTTGGCAGCTCTTAGAAATAGAAAGATAGGTTTTATCTTTCAGTTTCATTATCTTTTGCCAGAGTTTAATACCATGGAGAATGTCATTATGCCCCGTGCAATAAACAGACTTTTTTATGGAAGACAAACTCGTGAAAGGGCAGAGATGCTTTTGGATTTAGTTGGACTTTCTTCAGTTAAAGAGAATAAAGTTTATGATTTATCTGGGGGACAGCAGCAAAGAGTTGCCATTGCAAGGGCCCTTATGAATAATACTAAAATAATACTTGCAGATGAACCTACAGGTAATTTGGATTCTAATTCAGCAGAGAATATATATAATGTATTTAGGGATATAAATAAGAACTTTAAGACAACTTTTGTTATAATAACTCATGACGAGAGAATAGCTAAAAAAGCAGATAGAAGAATTAATATAAAAGACGGAGTAGTTACAGGGTGATAGGCAGTGAAAGAAAGGAATTCCATTGGGAATTCCTTTCCTATTTTTGCTGGGAGTTTTATTACTTGAGGTTGAATAAGTAAAAACTCTCTTTAAAATCTAGTTATTAAGTATTACTTCTGCTAAGTATTATATGTTAATCATTTTTATAGTCGTGGAATTAGAGGTTAGTCATTTTCATTGCTGTGATTTTATTTGCCATGGTTTTGCTTGTCTTTATCTTGTTTGTCTTTATTTTGCTTGTCCTTATTTTGCTTGTCATTAATTTTTTTACTAGATACTATAACGTCTATTACAGAACCAGTTGTACTGTCTTTAACTACATATGAGCCATCAGCACTTCTTGTAACTGTTAATCCTAGTGCAGCAGCAGCATGTCTAACATCGTTTCTGATTACAGTTTTATCAGCTTCACTTAATTTTTGGTAATCAGCTACAGTTGTAACACCTGGATACTTAGAACGAACATCGGTAATGTCACTTATAACAGTTTGTAAGTCGCTTGCTGATAATGACGGATGATGTGCTAAATATTTAGCAGCTACAGAAACGAATGCATCAAATTTTGAATGAGTCAATGCAGTTATAACATCATTTCTTTTTGTAAAAAGAACAGAAATGGTCTTACTAGCATTAGTTAATTCAACGAAGGTAGTAACGGCTTTACTAACAATACCTAAATCAGCGGCAGTAGCATTTTTTGGTGCAGCAAAAGCAGTAATGCCTGTACCAAGAGTTAGTGACGCAGCTACAAAAAGGCTGATAAGTTTTTTTCTTAGTTTCATTAAATTCACTTCCTTACAAATAATATGAATAATTTAATTTAACATATGGGAAGAAAGGAATTCTAATTGGAATTCCTTTCCTATTTGTGCTTGGGAGCTTTATTACTTAAGGTTGTACTATTTATAACCATAAGCAAAAAACTCCCTTTAAAATCTAGTCGTTAAGTATTAGTTGCTAGTCACTTTGATGGTCGGAGTAGTATATGTCAGTTATTTTTGTTGTTGGGATCTTTTTTTATTGTCGTTATTTTGTTATTGTGTCTATTACAGAACCAGTGGAACTGTCTGTAACTACGTATGAGCCATCAGCACTTCTTGTAACTGTTAATCCAACTGCTGCAGCAGCATCACTAACATCGTTTCTGATTACAGTTTTATCAGCTTCACTTAAGCTTTTGTAATCAGCTACACTAGTAACACTTGGATACTTAGAATGAACATCTTTAATGTCATTTATAACAGTTTGTAAACTGTCTGCTGATAATGACTTATTATGTGCTAAATAAGTAGCAGCAAAATGAACATATGCTTGAAAATCTGCATGAGTTAATGTAGTAATAACATCACTTCCTTTTGTAACAAAGGCAGTAACAGTTTTACTAGCATTATTTACTTTAGTACCAACAACACTATTTGGCGCAGCAAAAGCAGTAACGCTTGTACCAACAATTAATGATGCAGCTACTAAAAGGCCGATAAGTTTTTTTCTTAGTTTCATTAAATTCACCTCCTTTCAAAGAAACGTGGGGAATTTACACAG from Clostridium pasteurianum BC1 includes:
- a CDS encoding ABC transporter ATP-binding protein, with the translated sequence MGNIIELKDINKVQGKRIKTKILHNVNLSIEEGSFNSIVGASGSGKSTLLNIMGTLDKPTTGQVYIENKRIDKMSRRALAALRNRKIGFIFQFHYLLPEFNTMENVIMPRAINRLFYGRQTRERAEMLLDLVGLSSVKENKVYDLSGGQQQRVAIARALMNNTKIILADEPTGNLDSNSAENIYNVFRDINKNFKTTFVIITHDERIAKKADRRINIKDGVVTG